From Granulicella sp. WH15, the proteins below share one genomic window:
- a CDS encoding beta-galactosidase trimerization domain-containing protein — translation MSEIAVLYPQSTIAFYRSEGASERKLNGSNIDPEDHLQGLYYSLLEGRFIFDFVHQENLSAATLKPYRALLIPNAAYLRDSECEAIRQYVASGGSILATFETSRYNEWGDPRSDFALQDLFGVNCSGDFDSHPIGPALNSYMHIRQEHPVLNGFAGTTLLPGPEFRVPVALRKNESLQLSVVPQYPSALPELAYPRERETNEPAAVFRQVGASRVVYFPGDVDRTAWRSGNPDFTHLIGNAVRWLLAGKEASVSVEGKGMTEIFAWRTEPGIAIHILNYTNPNMTRSLVRELYPIGPLHVKVDIPEGQKIASVRALRFGQSLVFKRAGSQIQFDIPTIEDYEVIALT, via the coding sequence ATGTCTGAGATTGCTGTACTTTATCCCCAGAGCACCATCGCTTTTTATCGTTCGGAAGGGGCAAGCGAAAGAAAGTTGAATGGAAGCAATATTGATCCGGAGGATCACCTTCAGGGGCTCTACTATTCCCTGTTGGAAGGGCGCTTCATCTTCGACTTTGTTCATCAGGAGAATCTTTCGGCGGCAACGCTGAAGCCCTATCGGGCTCTGTTGATTCCAAACGCTGCCTATCTGCGCGACAGCGAATGTGAGGCGATCCGACAGTATGTAGCATCCGGTGGATCCATCCTGGCTACCTTCGAAACCTCACGTTACAACGAATGGGGAGATCCACGGAGTGACTTCGCTCTGCAGGATCTCTTTGGCGTAAACTGCTCAGGCGACTTCGATAGCCATCCAATCGGGCCCGCGCTCAATAGTTATATGCACATTCGTCAGGAGCATCCAGTCTTAAATGGCTTTGCGGGTACTACGCTGCTTCCTGGTCCGGAGTTTAGAGTGCCAGTGGCTCTTAGAAAAAATGAGTCCTTGCAGCTTAGTGTGGTGCCGCAGTATCCTTCCGCCCTGCCTGAGCTTGCCTATCCTCGTGAACGCGAGACAAATGAGCCCGCAGCTGTATTTCGCCAAGTAGGTGCATCGCGAGTCGTTTATTTTCCGGGTGATGTAGATCGCACTGCGTGGCGTTCCGGTAATCCTGACTTCACTCATCTCATCGGCAACGCCGTTAGATGGCTGCTTGCCGGTAAAGAAGCCTCCGTCTCAGTTGAAGGGAAGGGCATGACAGAGATCTTCGCGTGGCGGACTGAGCCTGGGATTGCCATTCATATTCTGAACTACACCAATCCGAATATGACGCGCTCTCTTGTACGCGAGCTTTATCCCATTGGGCCACTGCATGTGAAGGTCGATATCCCTGAAGGGCAAAAGATTGCCAGCGTGCGAGCTTTGCGTTTCGGGCAGTCTCTGGTCTTTAAGAGAGCAGGCAGTCAGATACAGTTCGACATTCCAACGATTGAGGACTATGAGGTGATTGCGCTGACCTAG
- a CDS encoding phosphatidylinositol-specific phospholipase C1-like protein, protein MMFCRSLSTACALLALAPLAGFAQSQAKQDKLVHLNQIQVIGTHNSYNTGFAPSEAKFFSAQYPKAYHGLEYHHQTLAEQLSGGVRQLELDIVQDPKGGRFAHPKIVGITKEQGLPADPDFDPQHEMERPGFKVVHLGDLNERSSCQSFVHCLQDIRGWSKAHPDHMPIFVLVEDKQGRISQLPGAVEAEPWTAETWDALDREIHSVFPEKEIITPDMVRGRYATLEEAVLAGQWPTLAKSRGKVVFLLYIKKSAPAYMNGHPSLRGRVLFTNSDPGQPEAAFVERDSGTPEIIDPFIKSGYLVRTRADFNTDAGRNNDTARRDSLLLSGAQMISTDFPLTEPAPWSGYTVGLPHGLPARCNPVNAPSGCKDELLEPHTKSGGEPSPSNHP, encoded by the coding sequence ATGATGTTCTGTCGTTCGTTGTCTACTGCCTGCGCGCTGCTTGCGCTTGCTCCACTTGCGGGATTCGCGCAGAGCCAGGCGAAGCAGGATAAGCTCGTCCATCTGAATCAGATCCAAGTGATCGGCACGCACAACAGCTACAACACCGGCTTCGCGCCAAGCGAGGCGAAGTTCTTCTCTGCACAGTACCCCAAGGCATATCACGGTCTTGAGTATCATCACCAGACCCTTGCCGAGCAGCTTTCAGGCGGTGTGCGGCAGTTGGAGCTGGACATTGTTCAGGACCCCAAGGGGGGCAGGTTCGCGCATCCCAAGATTGTGGGGATTACGAAGGAGCAGGGGCTGCCCGCCGACCCGGACTTCGATCCCCAGCACGAGATGGAGAGGCCTGGATTCAAGGTTGTGCATCTAGGCGATCTGAACGAGCGTAGCAGCTGCCAGAGCTTCGTTCATTGCCTGCAGGATATTCGCGGGTGGTCCAAAGCGCATCCCGACCACATGCCCATCTTCGTGCTTGTCGAGGATAAGCAGGGGCGTATCAGCCAGCTTCCGGGTGCAGTCGAGGCTGAACCGTGGACGGCGGAGACCTGGGACGCGCTCGATCGCGAGATTCATTCCGTCTTTCCGGAAAAAGAGATCATCACTCCCGACATGGTGCGCGGTCGCTATGCCACGCTTGAGGAGGCTGTGCTGGCTGGACAATGGCCTACGCTGGCGAAGTCCCGTGGCAAGGTCGTCTTCCTTCTCTACATCAAAAAATCCGCTCCAGCCTACATGAACGGTCATCCTTCGTTGCGGGGGCGTGTCCTGTTCACGAACTCTGATCCAGGACAGCCGGAGGCGGCCTTTGTCGAACGGGATAGTGGCACGCCGGAGATCATCGACCCTTTTATCAAGAGTGGTTATCTCGTCCGAACACGGGCAGATTTCAATACCGATGCCGGACGTAACAACGATACGGCCCGTCGCGACAGCCTGCTTTTGAGTGGTGCGCAGATGATAAGCACGGATTTTCCGCTCACGGAGCCTGCGCCATGGAGTGGCTATACCGTCGGCCTTCCGCACGGTCTTCCGGCGCGCTGCAATCCTGTCAACGCACCTTCTGGTTGCAAGGATGAGCTTCTGGAGCCACATACGAAGAGCGGTGGGGAACCATCGCCTTCGAACCATCCTTAG
- a CDS encoding DUF1080 domain-containing protein, whose amino-acid sequence MKLQLTAACALVCGIALRAQTTVPVSQQVDLSDRSAWSELFDGKTLAGWDGDPKVWSVQDGSIVGSYNTPSGTRNGGTYLVLKNLTPASFELKLEIKLEGEKPDSGIQYRSYLTPPRPDPNPPPQDPRWNMGGYQFDVHYLDSWTGQIGENGPRARGILAKRGQMVKAEAGKPPQLIGDLGSLESLGKFYKLGEWNQVYLIVRGHEFIQIINGHVMAILIDDDATQSRPSGLIGLQCSGPGTLKVSFRNLWLKEIE is encoded by the coding sequence GTGAAGCTCCAATTAACTGCTGCCTGTGCGCTCGTTTGCGGGATTGCCCTAAGGGCTCAGACAACTGTGCCAGTATCACAGCAGGTTGATCTCTCTGATCGTTCTGCGTGGTCCGAGCTTTTTGATGGCAAGACGCTCGCCGGGTGGGACGGTGATCCCAAGGTGTGGAGCGTGCAGGATGGAAGCATTGTGGGCAGTTACAACACGCCTTCTGGTACACGCAATGGTGGAACCTACTTGGTTCTCAAGAATCTTACTCCTGCTAGTTTTGAATTGAAGCTCGAGATCAAACTGGAGGGAGAGAAGCCTGACAGCGGAATTCAGTACCGCAGCTATCTAACTCCACCGCGCCCCGACCCCAACCCTCCGCCACAGGATCCCCGTTGGAATATGGGAGGCTACCAGTTTGATGTTCATTATCTCGACTCCTGGACCGGTCAGATCGGCGAGAACGGCCCGCGGGCACGGGGCATCCTCGCCAAACGTGGCCAAATGGTAAAGGCCGAGGCCGGCAAGCCCCCACAGTTGATCGGTGATCTTGGGTCCCTCGAAAGCTTGGGCAAGTTCTACAAACTCGGGGAGTGGAATCAGGTCTATCTGATCGTACGCGGACATGAGTTCATCCAGATAATCAATGGACATGTGATGGCCATTCTGATTGATGATGATGCTACTCAATCAAGACCGAGTGGGCTCATTGGTTTGCAATGTTCTGGTCCAGGAACGCTTAAGGTATCCTTCCGTAACCTCTGGCTCAAAGAAATTGAGTGA
- a CDS encoding Gfo/Idh/MocA family oxidoreductase yields the protein MRSANQVLNVGLVGGGFMGRTHSNAYRQAGKFFDMPRQMVLKAVCSRNAGRAQEFADNWGYESIETDWRALVERADIDLIDIASPNDTHAEIAIAAAQAGKMVFCEKPLGRNAAEALAMVCAVEEAAVPNMVWYNYRRVPAVMLLKQLIEEGRFGRIFHYRAQFLQDWTISPDLPQGGGALWRLDGSVAGSGVTGDLLAHNIDAALWLNGAISEVTAMTETFIKERKHNLTDRVEPITIDDASSALARFQNGSLGLFEATRYARGHKALNTLEINGEHASAIWNLEDLHRLKYFDYRDDKRLQGWREIHVSSTEHPYMKHWWVPGLQIGFEHTFIHQVADFVSALEEGKAAQPTFRDALETDRVTDAILRSAVSRTWQTL from the coding sequence ATGAGATCAGCGAACCAGGTGTTGAATGTTGGGTTAGTCGGTGGCGGCTTTATGGGGCGCACACACTCGAATGCTTATCGCCAGGCAGGAAAGTTCTTCGATATGCCGAGGCAGATGGTTCTGAAGGCGGTGTGCTCGCGCAATGCAGGCCGTGCGCAGGAGTTTGCCGATAACTGGGGGTATGAATCAATCGAGACCGATTGGCGCGCTTTGGTGGAGCGTGCCGATATCGACCTGATCGATATCGCAAGTCCGAATGATACTCATGCCGAGATTGCGATTGCGGCCGCACAGGCGGGCAAGATGGTGTTCTGCGAAAAGCCATTGGGCCGCAATGCCGCAGAGGCGTTGGCAATGGTGTGCGCTGTGGAAGAGGCTGCTGTGCCCAACATGGTTTGGTACAACTACAGGCGTGTACCGGCCGTCATGCTGTTGAAGCAGCTTATTGAAGAAGGTCGATTTGGCCGCATCTTTCACTATCGCGCGCAGTTTTTGCAAGATTGGACTATCTCCCCTGATCTTCCTCAGGGAGGCGGCGCCTTGTGGCGTTTGGATGGCAGTGTCGCGGGAAGCGGTGTAACCGGTGACCTGCTTGCTCACAATATCGATGCTGCACTTTGGCTCAATGGCGCTATCTCAGAGGTGACGGCTATGACCGAGACCTTCATCAAAGAGCGCAAGCATAATCTTACGGACCGAGTGGAACCGATTACCATCGACGATGCCAGCAGCGCGCTTGCTCGGTTTCAGAATGGTTCTCTTGGCCTCTTCGAGGCGACGCGATATGCGCGCGGACACAAGGCGCTCAATACCTTGGAGATCAATGGAGAGCATGCCTCGGCTATCTGGAATTTGGAAGATCTGCATCGCCTGAAGTACTTCGACTATCGCGATGATAAGCGCCTACAGGGATGGCGAGAGATCCATGTAAGCAGTACGGAACACCCTTATATGAAGCATTGGTGGGTTCCGGGATTGCAGATTGGGTTCGAGCATACATTCATTCATCAAGTAGCAGACTTTGTAAGTGCGCTAGAGGAGGGCAAGGCGGCACAGCCCACCTTCAGAGATGCACTTGAAACTGATCGTGTAACCGATGCCATCTTGCGTTCGGCCGTAAGCAGAACATGGCAAACCTTATAA
- a CDS encoding aminotransferase class V-fold PLP-dependent enzyme, with protein sequence MLAAASGSLFATHEAGATGLAKKSTASKPLVDGNPIVPITSGLGSTGDIYAELGVTPLININGTVTVIGGSVMKPEVMELIRRGNEHFVLIDELEVAAGKFIAKLCKSPAGYTGLVTGGAAAAMVVAYAGMMTEDLEPRIKACPDVTGFPRTEVIIQKSHRYAFDHQIRQTGAKLIEVETREEMIAAINPRTLAIHFVNIQSDRGQVSGPEVVAIAKAHNIYSFNDASADVPPVSRLWEYPAIGFDMVTFSGGKDICGPQASGILIGKEELIHWSLLNMSPQEDRIGRCCKVGKETIFGLLKALEIFVNQDYDATLRMYDARAKVISDAVAKFGVTALPREFNPNALGNVTPRYSWHIDPKLKITGPEVMQKLADTRPIGIGSMGAGASGMRGRNPDEPKGAAPKPSRHNGHGEDPTSFGFAVWQIKDGEDKVIADRLVEIFSEAAKA encoded by the coding sequence ATGCTTGCAGCCGCCAGCGGAAGCCTGTTTGCCACGCATGAGGCGGGGGCAACGGGACTTGCCAAGAAGTCAACGGCGTCCAAGCCCTTGGTCGATGGCAACCCGATCGTGCCGATCACGTCCGGGCTCGGTTCTACGGGGGATATCTATGCAGAGCTGGGCGTTACTCCGCTGATTAATATCAATGGCACGGTGACTGTCATCGGTGGGTCGGTGATGAAGCCGGAGGTCATGGAGCTCATTCGCCGGGGCAACGAGCACTTCGTTCTGATCGATGAGCTCGAGGTCGCAGCGGGTAAGTTCATTGCAAAGCTGTGCAAGTCTCCTGCAGGCTACACGGGACTGGTGACCGGCGGCGCTGCTGCGGCGATGGTCGTGGCGTATGCAGGCATGATGACGGAAGATCTTGAGCCGCGTATCAAGGCCTGTCCTGACGTGACCGGTTTCCCCAGGACGGAAGTCATCATCCAGAAGAGCCACCGCTATGCATTCGACCATCAGATTCGGCAGACGGGCGCGAAGCTGATCGAGGTGGAGACGCGCGAGGAGATGATTGCCGCGATCAACCCGCGTACGTTGGCAATTCACTTCGTCAACATTCAGTCTGATAGGGGACAGGTAAGTGGTCCTGAGGTGGTTGCTATCGCCAAGGCGCACAACATCTATAGCTTCAACGACGCCTCGGCCGATGTGCCGCCGGTATCGCGGCTCTGGGAGTATCCGGCAATCGGCTTTGACATGGTTACCTTCAGCGGCGGCAAGGACATCTGCGGACCGCAGGCATCGGGCATCCTGATCGGCAAGGAAGAGCTGATTCACTGGTCTCTGCTGAACATGAGCCCGCAGGAAGATCGAATCGGACGTTGCTGCAAGGTCGGCAAGGAGACCATCTTCGGTCTTCTGAAGGCGCTTGAGATCTTCGTCAACCAGGACTACGACGCAACCCTGCGGATGTACGACGCGCGGGCAAAGGTGATCTCCGATGCTGTAGCAAAGTTTGGCGTGACGGCTCTGCCGCGTGAGTTCAATCCCAATGCGCTCGGCAACGTTACGCCGCGTTATAGCTGGCATATCGATCCCAAGCTCAAGATCACCGGGCCGGAGGTGATGCAGAAGCTTGCTGATACCAGGCCGATCGGAATCGGCAGCATGGGCGCGGGCGCGAGCGGTATGCGCGGACGCAACCCGGATGAGCCGAAGGGGGCTGCGCCAAAGCCTTCGCGTCATAACGGCCATGGCGAAGATCCGACCAGCTTCGGTTTTGCTGTCTGGCAGATCAAGGACGGGGAAGACAAGGTCATTGCCGACCGGCTCGTCGAGATCTTCAGCGAGGCTGCGAAGGCTTAG
- a CDS encoding MFS transporter, translating into MVAGRRTRVRLFLAFWLFILSGIAFLDRTNISIAGLQISQEFGLGNQRLGWIFSAFLIGYAGFQLPAGVLAARFGPRRVLTLGVLWWGIATALTALLPSNIPHALVLLIAIRFVLGAGEAVIYPAANQFVARWVPQQERGFVNGLIFAGVGAGSGLTPPLLTWIIVEHGWRAAFWFSAVVGFIGGAIWWFLARDTPEEHPGVSRAELQEIREGLLVSSPDRDFTQSGASTSISWKAIFTRKDLAALMAGYFSFGYIAWVFFSWFFLYLAQVRGFDLRYSARYAMLPFLCMTIFSLVGGSLSDRLTRMYGLRVGRCYLASVSLFITAIFLVIGSQVRSPQLAGIILAGGAGALYLSQSTFWSVSVDIAGRSSGVFSSMVNMGGQLGGALTASLTPWIAQRFGWTTSFAVAAGMAVVGALCWLVVHPERALESSESHLMKV; encoded by the coding sequence ATGGTCGCCGGACGCCGTACACGAGTCAGACTTTTTCTAGCCTTCTGGCTCTTTATCCTAAGCGGCATCGCCTTTCTCGACCGCACCAACATCTCTATCGCTGGACTTCAGATCAGCCAGGAGTTTGGTCTAGGCAATCAACGGCTTGGTTGGATATTCTCAGCCTTCCTCATTGGGTATGCTGGTTTTCAGCTTCCCGCAGGCGTTCTTGCGGCGCGTTTTGGTCCTCGGCGTGTACTTACGCTTGGAGTCTTGTGGTGGGGAATCGCTACTGCGTTGACCGCGCTGCTACCTTCGAACATTCCGCACGCGCTAGTTCTTCTCATCGCCATTCGATTCGTTCTCGGGGCGGGAGAGGCGGTGATTTATCCTGCGGCGAACCAGTTTGTTGCGCGCTGGGTGCCTCAGCAGGAACGTGGTTTCGTCAACGGCCTCATCTTCGCTGGAGTGGGGGCTGGCAGCGGGCTAACCCCGCCGCTCCTCACCTGGATCATCGTAGAGCATGGATGGCGTGCAGCGTTCTGGTTCAGCGCAGTCGTGGGCTTCATTGGAGGCGCCATCTGGTGGTTCTTGGCGCGCGATACCCCGGAAGAGCACCCAGGAGTCTCGCGTGCGGAGTTGCAGGAGATTCGCGAGGGGCTTTTGGTGAGTTCGCCGGATCGTGACTTTACGCAATCCGGCGCCAGCACCAGCATCTCCTGGAAAGCGATCTTCACCCGTAAGGATCTGGCCGCCCTGATGGCCGGCTACTTTAGCTTTGGCTATATTGCGTGGGTCTTTTTTAGCTGGTTCTTTCTTTATCTGGCCCAGGTTCGTGGATTCGATCTCCGGTACAGCGCACGTTATGCCATGCTGCCGTTTCTCTGCATGACGATCTTCAGCCTGGTCGGTGGAAGCTTGTCCGATCGGCTCACCCGCATGTATGGCTTGCGTGTCGGTCGCTGCTACCTTGCTTCTGTCTCGCTATTTATTACCGCGATCTTTCTCGTGATCGGATCGCAGGTTCGCAGTCCTCAGCTTGCAGGCATCATTCTGGCTGGCGGAGCTGGCGCTCTCTACCTCTCGCAGAGCACGTTCTGGTCAGTGTCAGTCGATATTGCAGGCCGCAGCTCCGGCGTCTTTTCGTCGATGGTCAACATGGGCGGGCAGCTCGGCGGGGCGCTCACCGCTTCGTTGACGCCCTGGATCGCACAGCGCTTCGGCTGGACGACATCCTTCGCCGTTGCCGCCGGAATGGCAGTCGTTGGGGCATTATGCTGGCTTGTCGTTCACCCCGAACGCGCTCTTGAATCCTCGGAGTCGCATTTGATGAAAGTTTAA
- a CDS encoding DUF1080 domain-containing protein has product MKIIRKYKATILPGLLSCLLFGVLSVPLLAQQIPAPEASASQVANPGSQTLHFREPDPIEFNEHSGFTSLFDGKTLKDWDGDPQTWRVEDGAIVGESTKDKPRPNSYISYHGTEAKDFDLKLEIKVENGGGSGIQYRSSVGKPWIRGFKPGVVPPKLTWMMTGPQADFWYPVNPHSFSYSGQFYSENTPLGILAWRGQVTESEPGKAQRLLGDIGSRDALGGYIKINDWNQYEIIARGGVLMHIINGQLMAVYIDDDANSSNNISGLIGIELEGAPCKVSVRNIWLRKIN; this is encoded by the coding sequence ATGAAGATCATTAGAAAGTACAAGGCCACAATATTGCCGGGTTTGTTATCTTGTCTTTTATTTGGAGTGTTATCAGTTCCGCTGCTTGCACAGCAGATTCCAGCACCAGAAGCCAGTGCTTCTCAGGTAGCAAATCCGGGCAGCCAGACATTGCATTTTCGCGAACCCGATCCAATTGAATTCAATGAGCATAGTGGCTTTACTTCTTTGTTCGATGGGAAAACATTGAAGGACTGGGATGGGGATCCCCAAACCTGGCGAGTGGAAGATGGTGCTATCGTAGGCGAATCGACCAAGGATAAGCCACGCCCAAACAGCTATATCTCATACCACGGAACGGAAGCAAAAGACTTTGATTTAAAGCTTGAGATCAAGGTGGAGAACGGCGGCGGCAGCGGCATTCAGTATCGAAGTTCGGTAGGCAAGCCCTGGATCCGTGGGTTCAAGCCCGGCGTTGTGCCGCCAAAGCTTACGTGGATGATGACCGGCCCCCAGGCTGACTTCTGGTATCCGGTGAACCCGCACAGCTTTTCCTACAGCGGACAGTTTTATTCGGAAAACACACCGCTTGGAATCCTTGCATGGCGCGGCCAGGTCACAGAGTCGGAGCCTGGAAAAGCTCAGAGATTGCTTGGAGATATCGGTAGCCGGGATGCCCTTGGTGGATATATCAAGATCAACGACTGGAATCAGTACGAGATTATTGCTCGCGGTGGCGTGCTGATGCATATCATCAACGGACAACTGATGGCCGTCTATATCGACGATGATGCCAACTCTTCCAATAATATCTCAGGCTTAATCGGCATTGAGCTTGAAGGCGCTCCATGCAAGGTATCGGTTCGGAATATCTGGTTGAGAAAGATCAACTGA
- a CDS encoding TIM barrel protein translates to MWPGLVGKGTGSEPPLSFDTMLELTAAAEVDGVRFDGIDLILTAPHVDIDSTEDDLKRLSDKIVAKELSVGSLVAPVWPDLGGGSAMGNAEENARFLTQVEKSCRIGHSLRKLGIRSPGVIRIDSATPPSEWVRNPEENTKQIAHTFREACLIAEGYGERLAAEGEICWAGMHTWRRMVELLELVGRPEILGFQADMAHTMLFTLGYNAPEDRLLPEDFVWSEQELFAKAIAKMADALRPWTIDFHVAQNDGTVKGSGAHDRTGRHCLPNDPEGRMNIVRDAGAWMRDGSGHLTKTFHHICWDGCMFSNDVMLDSRTWNDVLGAMMKVRAAHGWD, encoded by the coding sequence ATGTGGCCTGGCCTGGTAGGCAAAGGGACGGGCTCGGAGCCACCGCTGTCGTTCGACACGATGCTGGAGCTTACGGCTGCGGCTGAAGTCGATGGTGTTCGCTTCGATGGCATTGACCTGATTCTTACGGCTCCCCATGTTGATATTGATTCAACTGAGGATGACCTGAAGAGGTTGTCGGACAAGATTGTTGCAAAGGAATTATCGGTAGGCTCGCTTGTCGCTCCGGTGTGGCCTGATCTTGGTGGCGGATCGGCTATGGGTAATGCTGAAGAGAACGCACGCTTTCTTACACAGGTAGAGAAGTCGTGCAGGATTGGGCATAGCTTGCGCAAGCTGGGGATTCGTTCTCCGGGTGTGATTCGGATCGACTCTGCTACGCCTCCTTCGGAGTGGGTGCGCAATCCGGAGGAGAATACGAAGCAAATTGCCCATACCTTTCGTGAGGCTTGTTTAATCGCGGAAGGCTATGGCGAGAGGCTAGCCGCTGAAGGTGAGATCTGCTGGGCCGGGATGCATACCTGGCGACGAATGGTAGAGCTGCTGGAGCTTGTGGGAAGGCCTGAGATTCTGGGGTTCCAGGCGGATATGGCGCATACGATGCTTTTTACTTTGGGTTATAACGCTCCTGAAGATCGCTTGTTGCCTGAAGATTTTGTCTGGAGCGAGCAAGAGTTATTTGCGAAGGCAATTGCGAAGATGGCGGATGCGCTGCGGCCGTGGACGATCGACTTCCATGTTGCGCAGAATGATGGAACGGTAAAGGGTTCGGGAGCCCACGATCGTACAGGACGTCACTGCCTGCCGAATGATCCCGAAGGCCGCATGAATATTGTGCGGGATGCCGGAGCATGGATGCGCGATGGCTCGGGGCATTTGACGAAGACCTTTCACCACATCTGCTGGGATGGCTGCATGTTCTCCAACGACGTGATGCTCGATAGCCGAACATGGAATGATGTTTTGGGGGCCATGATGAAGGTGCGCGCCGCGCACGGTTGGGATTGA
- a CDS encoding glycoside hydrolase family 125 protein: MNSGFMKKPLTRRMALQSITAIAADLSLFSCWPGLALASTVPETPLSPRPKPSDRRFQNATVEQFITSTSRQIGDPALAALFVACFPNTLDTTVETGSFEGKPDTTVITGDIAAMWLRDSSAQVWPYLPLAAKDPALAHLLEGVIRRQTRCLLIDPYANAFMADLNAPPLPWSLKDKTDLKQGVGERKYELDSLCYPIRLAHGYWRQTGSTAPFDAMWQQAMKTVVGVMRTQQRKNGAGPYHFQRFSEVSTETLPADGYGNPVNPVGLIASGFRPSDDACVFPFLVPSNLFAVTSLRQLAEMAHAVLHDDGLAMEAQSLATEVERALQQHAIVPTTSGTIWAYEVDGFGSHLLMDDANVPSLLGLPYLKSSPDPALYARTRQFVWSTRNPWFFQGSAGEGIGGPHIGKDMIWPMSQMVYALTSTSNQEIRRALTMLKRSAAGTGFMHESYFKDDAARFTRPWFAWANTLFGELIATLASTKPELLR; encoded by the coding sequence ATGAATTCGGGATTTATGAAAAAGCCACTTACGCGACGCATGGCGCTACAGTCCATCACAGCAATAGCCGCTGATCTCAGCTTATTTTCGTGCTGGCCCGGTCTCGCTCTTGCAAGCACGGTCCCGGAAACACCGCTATCCCCGAGACCGAAGCCATCTGATCGCAGGTTCCAGAACGCCACCGTCGAACAATTTATTACGTCTACCAGCCGACAGATCGGCGATCCAGCTCTTGCGGCCTTATTCGTTGCCTGCTTCCCAAATACACTGGATACGACCGTAGAAACAGGATCTTTTGAAGGCAAGCCCGACACTACCGTCATCACCGGCGATATTGCCGCCATGTGGTTGCGCGACTCGTCCGCACAAGTCTGGCCGTATCTTCCGCTTGCCGCGAAAGATCCTGCACTCGCTCACCTGCTCGAAGGGGTTATCCGGCGTCAGACGCGATGCCTTCTGATCGACCCATACGCCAATGCCTTCATGGCCGACCTCAATGCACCTCCTCTTCCCTGGAGCCTGAAAGACAAGACCGATCTCAAACAGGGCGTCGGCGAACGCAAGTATGAACTGGACTCTCTCTGCTATCCCATCCGCCTGGCCCACGGATACTGGCGACAGACCGGTAGCACCGCCCCCTTCGACGCAATGTGGCAGCAGGCGATGAAGACCGTGGTGGGAGTCATGCGGACGCAGCAGCGCAAAAACGGAGCCGGCCCATACCACTTCCAACGCTTCTCCGAGGTCTCGACCGAGACTCTACCTGCCGATGGCTATGGCAATCCCGTCAACCCGGTCGGCCTGATCGCCTCGGGCTTTCGTCCCTCCGACGATGCCTGCGTCTTTCCATTTCTCGTGCCCTCAAACCTCTTCGCGGTTACCTCTCTACGCCAGCTTGCCGAGATGGCTCACGCCGTCCTGCACGACGATGGACTCGCCATGGAAGCACAGTCACTCGCGACCGAGGTCGAGCGCGCTCTCCAGCAGCACGCCATCGTTCCTACCACCTCGGGAACCATCTGGGCCTACGAAGTCGATGGATTCGGAAGCCATCTGCTGATGGACGATGCCAACGTGCCCAGCCTGCTGGGCCTGCCGTACCTCAAGAGTTCGCCGGACCCGGCTCTCTACGCCCGCACTCGTCAATTTGTCTGGAGCACCCGCAATCCGTGGTTCTTTCAGGGCTCAGCCGGTGAGGGCATCGGAGGTCCGCATATCGGGAAAGACATGATCTGGCCCATGTCACAGATGGTCTATGCCCTGACGAGCACCTCCAACCAGGAGATTCGTCGTGCCCTGACCATGCTGAAGCGGTCTGCTGCAGGAACCGGCTTCATGCACGAAAGCTACTTCAAGGATGATGCCGCCCGATTCACGCGCCCATGGTTTGCCTGGGCGAACACGCTCTTCGGTGAGCTGATCGCCACCCTGGCATCGACGAAGCCTGAGCTATTACGCTAA